TGTCAATTATACCGCTGATGCAAAAAAAGATGACGGAACTTGCACTTACCAAACCAGAGTGTCATTTTGGTTCAAGGAAAGCATGTCAAATACGCTGATATGGGGCGGGGTTGAAATACTGACCATGTATTTTGATGATGTTGCTCAGGGTACTATTGACCCCGCTAATTGGACACCCGGCCCTGATTGCGGCGGTGACGATTTTAATCTTGACTTGAACATGGGTTCTGAAAAATCAAAAACTATTTCATGGACCGCACGTGACCAATTTGGCAATTTACATTCCTTTGGTACTTTTACCATTGGTCCTAATGATTGTATGAGCATTGAATTGAATTAGTTTTTATTGTTTTAATCCGGATTTTAATTTGCGAAATCTATTTCAAGAGTTCTGCTAATACTTGGGGATAGTTGTTGGTAATAAGTGAGATCAATAATTCTTTTATTTCAATACCAACTCCCAACATCAAATTGAATTATCATCATGCTGTTACTTCCTTTATCACGTGAAATAATGCCTGTGAGCAAATTGGTTTCACTGTCATACACAAATTGAAATTCAGTTTTAAAAACATCACCCTCATAATAATTCATAGAATAGATATTTTTATTTTCATCATACGCGTAGGTATATTTAGATGCGTAATTTCCCATGTAGCTGCTTTGTGATGCACGTGACAAAATTTGATTTTCATTATTGTAATCAATTTCAGTAGTCTCTTTTCCTGAGCCTAATTTTGGATAAGATTCGGTTTTTGTTATTCTTTTTTTATGGTCAAGATAATAGTACTCGTTCTTGTAAATTTCATTGGCTGAATTGTGATAGTGTTTAATGTAGCTGGAGTCGCTGAGTTCAGTATACGTATATTTTTCTTTGAAATTTACAGTTTCTTCAGGCGGAATGTAATTGGTTTTATCTTGATTTGTGAAACTTTGCGCACGGTGTTGTGTTGAGGTAATTCGGTTTGAAGCATCATAGGTGTGATGTATAGAAAAGAAACCATATTTATCTGCCGAGCTTTTGATGATTAAATTGCTGCGTTCATCATAAACGTAGAGTGTATAAACGGTGTCACCATAATAGGTTTTGTATTCAAATGTCAATTCACCGAAGCGATTAAATTTATAATAGGCAGATTGATTTTCCGGTCTGATCACGTCATTGTCTGCTTTGCTGGAGTAGGTACAAAAAATTGATTTTATTCCCTTGGACATAATGAAAGTCCGATTGAATTCAGGCTTGCCCTCAAATGCGTGTAAGCGAGAATTGTCAAGCATTTGCGCATGTGCAGTGCAAGTTAAAATAAAAATAGAAATTAAGAATGTCCTACTCATTGAACTGCAAAGTAAAAGTTTATTCAGAACGGTTTTTGTGGTAATGGTTTCAAATCGTCAACAGCTTTGTTTTAATCAGCACCTCATCTTCTTGCGCATCTCCTTGATTTTAATTGATATTTTTGTACAAGAATCGTGCTGAACATGAAATTTACTATTCAGCATTAATATGGATAACATGAAGACAATGATTAGTCAATTCAAAAACCGGTGGAATGTAGTTTTATTTCTTTTGGTATTGCTTTCCTCAGCAAGTGCTTTTTCAACAGACACAACAAAGTATAAAACACGCTACGTCATTGTAATGGTGATGGACGGACCAAGGTGGACAGAAACTTGGGGTGATACTACGCATCAATATATTCCACACATGGCAAATGATATGGCGCCTCTGGGTATTGTTTCAACAGCTTTCAGAAATAATGGACCAACCTATACCAACGCGGGGCACACGGCAATTACAACGGGTATTTATCAAAACATCAAAAACAATGGATTGGAATTCCCGAAAAATCCTTCCATGTTTCAATATTGGTTAAAAGCAACCAGTAAACAACGCAATGCAGCGTATGTCATTGCCAGTAAAGATAAATTAGCTATTCTCACAGATTGTAAAAATAAAAAATGGAAAGGAAAATATCGCCCATATTCTGACTGCGGTGTAAATGGTTTGTACACCGGTTATCGCGGTGATGATGTCACGTTTAAAAACTCAATTCGCATTCTGGATACTGAACACCCTGAGTTGGTTTTGATCAATTTTCAGCAACCTGATTCATGGGGTCATGGAAATAATTGGGAGAAATACCTTAACGCCACAAAACTCTCAGACAATTACATTTATATGGTGTTTGAGTTTTTAAGAACCAACGAGTTCTACAAGGATAAAACAACCATTTTTGTAACAAATGATCATGGCCGGCATTTAGATGGACACAAAGATGGTTTTGTTTCTCACGGTGATAATTGTGAAGGATGTCGTCATATTAACTTCTTTGCTTACGGTCCCGATTTTAAATCAAATGTAATTCTTGATACTCCGGCTGAACTTATTGATATTCCGGTTACCATTGGTGAATTAATGGGTTTCACTATAGATGGTTCTGAGGGACGGGTTATGACTGAATTATTCAAGTAGTTTGAATATTATTTTTCTGTAACCTGATGTAAGCCGCATCAAATCAGGTTTATATAATATTTTTGTTTTTTTAAATGGTCGTGTTTTCAAAAGTTTAAATAGCTATATTTGCCTTCCTTAAAAAAAAGAACCATGGCAGAAGTTAGATATTCAGACAAGGATTTGACAATGTTCAAAAAGATTATTGAAGAGAAATTGGTAGAGGCAAAAGAAGATCTTGCATTGCTTAAAGGACAACTCGACCATAGTGATGATCACGGAACAGATGATACCGGTCGTTCATTCAATATGATGGAAGATGGTTCTGAAACTATGTCACGTGAAGAGATGGCGCAATTGGCATCTCGTCAAGAAAAATTCATTCAGAATTTGCAAAATGCGTTGGTACGTATTGAAAATAAAACATACGGAATTTGTCGTGTAACCGGAAAACTCATCAGCAAAGAGCGTTTGAAATTGGTGCCGCACGCAACACTGAGCATTGACGCAAAAAACCAACAAGGATAGTCTCTTGACACTGGGTAGAAAAATTATCCTTCTTATTGCCGCGATTTTAATCATTGACCAGTTGGTTAAAGTCTGGGTGAAAACATCTTTTTATCCCTATGAAGATGTAGATGTAATCAAAGGATTTTTCCAAATGTATTATATTGAAAACCGCGGTATGGCGTTTGGTACCACGCTGGGTTCAGGTGTTTGGGCAAAATATGTTTTGTCTATTTTCAGATTAATTGCTATTGTGGTTATTGCCTGGTATTTATTCAAACACATTCGTGAAAACAAGGTACACAAAGGACTGATATTTTGTATGGCACTTATTTTTGCTGGTGCCACCGGCAATTTGATTGATGGCATGTTCTATGATTTTATTTTTCCATTAGATCCTGATGTGACCTGGAATTATGAGTTGGATAGTAATGATCAGGTGATGCTTGACGAGTTTGGAAAACCCGTTTTGCGTGACACCGGATTTTTATTGGGTAGCGTTGTGGACATGTTCCGCTTTACTTTGGTGTGGCCTGATTTCATGCC
This genomic stretch from Crocinitomicaceae bacterium harbors:
- a CDS encoding sulfatase-like hydrolase/transferase — translated: MKTMISQFKNRWNVVLFLLVLLSSASAFSTDTTKYKTRYVIVMVMDGPRWTETWGDTTHQYIPHMANDMAPLGIVSTAFRNNGPTYTNAGHTAITTGIYQNIKNNGLEFPKNPSMFQYWLKATSKQRNAAYVIASKDKLAILTDCKNKKWKGKYRPYSDCGVNGLYTGYRGDDVTFKNSIRILDTEHPELVLINFQQPDSWGHGNNWEKYLNATKLSDNYIYMVFEFLRTNEFYKDKTTIFVTNDHGRHLDGHKDGFVSHGDNCEGCRHINFFAYGPDFKSNVILDTPAELIDIPVTIGELMGFTIDGSEGRVMTELFK
- a CDS encoding TraR/DksA C4-type zinc finger protein — protein: MAEVRYSDKDLTMFKKIIEEKLVEAKEDLALLKGQLDHSDDHGTDDTGRSFNMMEDGSETMSREEMAQLASRQEKFIQNLQNALVRIENKTYGICRVTGKLISKERLKLVPHATLSIDAKNQQG
- a CDS encoding signal peptidase II, with protein sequence MVKVWVKTSFYPYEDVDVIKGFFQMYYIENRGMAFGTTLGSGVWAKYVLSIFRLIAIVVIAWYLFKHIRENKVHKGLIFCMALIFAGATGNLIDGMFYDFIFPLDPDVTWNYELDSNDQVMLDEFGKPVLRDTGFLLGSVVDMFRFTLVWPDFMPKSMAGKEIFGAIWNIADAAISVGVLLIIFRYRTFFKKPVDTEQKESVNS